CTTTTGAGTGTCTTGAATCGATTGTTCGCTTATACAACTCCATAGGTCTTCAAGAATTAATGTCATCTTAATAGAGAATTTCCATGAAATATAATTGGCCGAGCCACGCAATTTCTCCATGTGTACTCCGGCGCCGTTGCCAGTAATAGCCGGCTGCCTAGGAGCAGTGACGTTGATATTTGGCGATGATCGCGACATGTTGtttcacaaaataattccgCACGCTCTCTTCCTCAGCCCTTTTTCCAACTTCTGGGattctaatattataatatatatttaacacTGGTGACATAACCTGTTCAAGCAGATGATGTGTGTAATGTGCACAGTGGAATCTTGGGAACGGGCGAGCGTGCAGAAGatggaaataaaacaattcacgtCATCTTCTCTTCTTGTATTATCATAATCCAAAATCAGAAGTCACAATTTCCACATGTTTGTTTAGATAAAAATacgatttaaaatattagtgtatacGGTAAACTTATGTTCTACATGGCGGCCACGGAAGGAAGGAAAAGAGGCAACGACAAAAGATCAGCGTGCAtagataaattttagttattgtTTTAAACTATAATGTATGCAATGACATCACTATCATGCAGCCTAGTCTGACATTCATAgttatataattaatgaatattatttatatcattttcAAAAAATAGTATTGGAGCACATATGCCACGTTATGAAGAACTAGAACACTTGGGATGACTCCATAACTCTAACTTATAAAAGTTGGTATCGGTCAGTAATCGAATTCGAGATCTCTTGTTTGTGATAAGTCTAGCTTCTGAAGTCCTCACAAGTTGAAAATAGGCATAATGACTTTGACAACAGCGAGTTCCCGAAagtcgattcccgctacgggGAGTCTCTTCATAGTGAGTGGCTCAACGTCgcgactgtcatttgtttgtacaaaggggtttaaaaaggccatagcgaagcaattcatctaaaacatcgcatataaaagtgcgcaatgcaaacgaatgtcaaatagcaatattgctttgttagatgaattgcttcgatgcggccttttcaaccccccaatttaaaacacaaatacgtataaagcgaaggttgatggtagggccgGTAAAGGAAGACCTGGAAGGACCtacattggccaaattggagatgcccatagaaaatgtttagtacgatctactctgcgtgtatgaaacgattgatgaatgtggaggaagcaagaaacgTGTGTCAGGAACGATGCAAATGgacttccatagtctctgcttaccccggtgcgaaACAGGAATGTGTTTATGTTCGAAACACAGCAACAGTACATTATAAGAACATTTATATCAGACATTACACACATCTGACCGTGCTGTTTGGAACAATGTTCTCGACATTTTCCAAAACGGAGATCCGTACCGTGAACTGGACCCAACCTTGGTATTTTCCCAATAATCGAAATTATATCGGACTGCGAACAACATTACATCATCAACAACCACATTCAAATTGAAGTAAACATGGTCACCAGGGAATCACCttatatttatcatttatttctCACCTTTACTGTACACAATGAATTACCACATAGTTGCGAGAAGGAATTGTTGTCAAATTCTTGGTATTTTCAACCATATGTTTGATATTTATCCGAGAGGTGATATAAATGTGTAACAAGAAGCCATGGAAGTAGACACGGTAGCTATCATGTGGCGAGTAGGTGCTGTTTTGATTTTAGCAGCCGTTTTTGTTGAAGAATCCTTTGGTGATTATGATGGTAAGTCCAATGATGAAACAAACTGGCTTGTTTTATCAGTTGTTGATAGCATTTGTTAATTATGTTGTATTTAGTAAAACTGCTATCAGACTCTTATCTGACAGATAGGCTGTTAACACCATGTGGTTAAACGTTTGCAAGTTCgcaataaaaactataaataattaatattaacagGGCGTATGTAAATCTAATTGCTTTCGCAGGGCTCTATCTTTGACCCAACGTACTTCACTATACtatatacgtatttattaatagtATTTACCTAAATAGGATAATAAACACTTGTACTGTCAATTTCATATTGATTGGTATTTAAGTGGATAGTTACTCCATACTTTTTTGCATCATTTGGCTATCATTTGATCAGTTGGCTAACAACCCTTCTATTATACAAACATTATAACGTGTTTGGTCAGTACATTCTCTTGTATTTTCAGATGGTCATCCGTTAGAGCGGCACAAACGCCACTACGACTGTCCCCCACACTGCTATTATCGGCCTAGGTACGGACCACCACCACCCCCATATTGGCCACCACCTCCGCCCCCACACGGACCACCGCATCCACCGCCACAATGGTACCAATACCAACAGCCGTCATACAACGAAGCATACCCTCAAGCTGAAGACAAGTCTCAAGCGATTCAAAGTCTACCTGACACTCAATCTCAAGGTCAAGGTCAACCGTGCACCACATGTGGGCAGAGCTCAGCAGTGAGCAATGCTCAGAGTGACACTGGGTCTGCTGTTGCTGTTGCCATCGCTAGAGCTACAGCTAAGGCGAATTCTAAATAATCTTTACTTGTGTTATTTTAATCCCCATCTGCCGGGTCTGTATTACAACCGCGCCACGCACGgagcgaattatattgagcgcttcgaccaataaacggctattggtcgaaagcctcgatacaattcgcgccgcgttcgacgcggttgccgtgcagagcctactggaaGACACGGCCTTACGACACTGAAACTATGATTAAGTACTTGTATAATGTAATCAGGTAAACAATTAGAACAATAACGTCCGTTTGCCCTGATAACGTCATAAAAATGTTGACGGATTCGTAGCCAATAACCGTCTAATACGTTTTGCAGTTTGTGTTCttctcttctttcgtgtgggttgtgaggtgaattaccaacctcatcaaccctggtgtcagggttactattgagcctccaaaggcccctgacatgactcatataacgactacgtacttacaacagtaagtagtaaccgggaccaacggcttaatgcaGTTTGTGTTAATTCTAAGTTTtcaatgaggcactttccaggctacgttccccaataaaactgtagatggcgctgtacagttttgtcttcgttttaccttctaatttaatagataacagacatatctatgcatagtttatctttggttttgggtataaaatgaTAACCCTTGTTATAACACCCAAGCACAtcatatcttccacccattattattctgatcaaaataaagagtagcAAACTAATTACAGacaatatgatccaaatatcaagcaacaattatttttattatatgcttatgaggggaggcctgtgcccagctgtgggtcgcatataggctgtttatgtatgcttATGTAATGGACATTGtaatttggaataattatgtacttacccgagtaaagagaaaataggtaattatcacgttaaagatGTACAACGCCATGTTGTTTTGTTGAACGTTgactggaaagtccttcattgtttGTTTTCACTTCGTTGTTTATTATCGCCACGTTCTTACAAAATctagagtttttttttgtattttaagcgTATATAACTAAGTCTCTAGTCTTATATGTAATTatgtttgtattgtaataaaccgttaaatatgaaatacctacttattattcaTCTATTAGCGTTTATTTTGCATTATCTAAACTGAGATTAAAGCCGGCATGAACTTGATTTATGTCTTTTATGCTGTcacataaatacagggtgttagtgacaccgtaacgaatactcagggggatgattcggaccatgattctgagttaatatcaagtagaattttccatcgcaaaatttatgatttttttagttttttaaaattatttccaattctatacttttgcgatggaaattttcacatgatattaactcagaataatgagccgaatcatccctcacagtattcgttacgatgccacttacacctcgtacaagtacatacaggtagccatacaagtaggtatggatgttagtgacaccgtaacgaatactgagggggatgattctgaccatgattctgagttaatattaagtggaatttcctgtcggaaaatttatgaaaattttagtgtttttttagttatgttcagttccatacttttgcgacggaaaattctccttgatatcaactcagaattacggtctgaatcatccctcaaagttttcgttacgatgtcactaacaccctgtatatgaatgTCACTGCGCTGCGATCCGTTAGCTTTTTTATGCTTCAGACAAGACTTGAGTAGAGACTATGCTACTGTAACTTTCGATCTATCGATGTAAGCTTCGATAGTCAAGTAGAAATCTAGACTACTTtctccgaaaaaaaaaacaaaagttacaCTTGGATCAAATCAAACTCGTAGGTGAGAGCAATCACGAACTGATCGACTTTTCGAttagttttatttctataatgcAGTGTATTTTCACTACACATATAAGggcaatgtggggaagaccgtctaGTGCCAATAACTTCTGATTTTGATTAACTAGCGCCTTACGTCTCTGTCGATAAAACAGTACTTAATCTTTATTACTATATCATCACATCacaagcccattaacgtccccactgctggggcacgggccttccctatggatggatagggagatcgggccttaaaccaccacgcgggcccattgcggattggtggttattaacgactgctaatgcagccgggaccaacggcttaacgtgccttccgaagcacggaggagctcgagatgaaaactttttatttttttgtggtcacccatcctatgaccggcctttgcgaaagatccttaacttcaacaatcccagaccgagcgcgttaaccgctgcgccaccgagctcctcattattactatatacttataattattatatggtGCATGTACCTATCTCTCTATATAGAGCGTTGCTATATAATTTGGTGGTTATCCAAGCTGGTTTATTGTATCTGTGGCAAACCAGACTACGAGGGTCAAGTTCACACGATCCAAGGTTATTATGGCTCGCATTAAGCTTGTGGTCCACTGGAACTTAGCTACAAGGAGGTATTTTAAAGAGAGCATTTTCAAAACGCTGCCTTCTAtacataactttatttattcatgAAATCTTAATAATAACGTCCAAACTTTTGTATAAAGGTGAGGAAAGAGTCTAATAAAATATGCTTAATAcgtatttaggtaagtacttccgTTGGTTTGCTCTTTTATAGTTTTGCGGAAATTAAAATGGAAagtgttaacactttcaaggacagaacgtctaatgacgttccgatcccaatgtattacctattatgaaccatcaatgacccatggtctctgtccgtgaaagggttaacccTTTAattaataggtagtatgagagtatgacaacttggaaacGGAACGCCAATacacgttctgtccttgaaagtgttaaactaATTAACAGGTTTATAAgtgtaaatatatttaacaaaTGCAATGCAATGACTATAAACTATGTAATAGTGATCCAAAGACTATAATATAAACTATGTAAAAGCGTAGGTAATCTTGAGCGATTATCAGAGAAAACACATTTTTATGACACAACACgcatattacaaaaacacaaaaaaaacgaaaacacatatttttttggtatatgttatgtttttctttatgtaacaaagtgtttttgaattgaattgaaaacataagCCAAGACCAAGAAACATCATTGAAATCTACAGCTTAATGAAGGTAGTTAAGTATTTCAATGTTTTATAGCACGCACTGGACGACAAGCAGCGAAGGCAACGCCCACGCAGGGCCTCGCCTCTTTAATAGGAAAAAAAACTGATATTCTGCCTTTACATAAAGTTAGGTAATTATGCAAAAATCGCTTGCCAAGGAAATAGGAAGCCGAAAGCGAATACATTTTGCACTTCCGTCCTTCCTATTGGTGATgatttattgtaagtacctgatgtatttattgtaagtatacttaacttacatacataacctcacgcctatttcccaccggggtaagcagagactaaagaattccatttgctccgatccaGACATACCTCTTTTGCTTTTCTTTTGCTTCTTTTGTTGCTTGTTTGTCTTgatatacttaacataacattataagtacttaggtaagtTCCtcttaccccgataccgaccccgccggcgtggtcgacgttttccctcaatcacgattagggtcaattaattctttcaaatatttttcctctcagacgacgccctgagccgaggttcgcgcccaactgggcactctcaggcctgttgtcttaaacgttttaccgggtgagtCGGAGTCATTTCTCCGgctaaaaactacaaaaaaataaaaaatgtaagttcCTCGCATGACTTCGTAATCATAATCTCgtggtttgacgtttagtaaaaggtaactgatttgactagttggaaactagcctatttatgaAATTTTGGCCTAGCGTTTGCTAAGACATTTATTGTggttaagtatatatgtatcaGTAATGTGCCGTTCAGTAATGAGcagtaaaaagtaacaatacttaagtaaaaagagCTAGCCTATATTTtaagcagataagaccagagtacaaaaaagaacaatttgaaatagACAAGCAGCCAGTGTCAGccagagtttttacaacgggtaCATCcccactttgggtacatttctGGGAacggtcacgagaattaatatgtatacactttggtaccatttcacattaactttgttgaccaattgaactgtaagtctcactaaatgacaaatatgttagtgcgacagagtcctaaaatgagtacattatattgctcatgactgtacgttatCTATGTCATCAACATAAATCTACTGTGGACGTAGATTTGACGCGGGACCGCTTCAAACCTGATCTTTGGACTAGATGAAACGATAAACAGCATGTAGGTACTGAGCTTGAATGTTGAAAGTCTTGAAGAGATTTTACCACTATACGGCGGAACTCCacgaacggcctctgtggtccagtacttgggcgttgggctcgcgatccggaggtcccgggttcgaatcccggtgaggacatcatcatcatcaatttaagagccacgctcttgtcggtgcagcattttccatgctacttttttagggaaaaatagtgcagtggtttccctcttgccttccgccccgcaggactctgtctgacgcgagtaggattcagaggcggaagacaggagtcctagtacggtgaGGACATAcctatcacaaaatcactttgtgatccctagtttggttaggacattacaggcttgttaaggttcggaaggcacgttaagccgttggtcccggttactacttactgatgtaagtaagtagtcgttacatgagtcatgtcagaggcctttggtggctcaatagaccacggttgatgaggttggtaatccacctcaaaaaccacacgatagaagagtgatggaaaatgtacttgTATTCTGGTCTGTGGATTGTccataaggtttttttttatctcaaaccttataattttattaatagtcTGTCACCCTTGTTAAGCGGCACCCAATTGCGGTAACTAATTGGCAATAAAAGTCTTTGGTCGTAGAACTCACTCACCTACATTTTTAATGGTGAAATAAATTACGAATTAAAATCTCACATCGACAATCAAAAGTTATGGCAAAAAATGTAGGCATTCAGTTGTCGGTCTTCGAAAGAGTGAGTCTATCAAATCTAGCTACAATAGGTATCTTCATGTGTCAGTCAGGGTCTGAAGACCTTGTAATTTATTACTCGACAACACGTCAATAagtataagtttttataacctcCAAGACAATCGATAGTAACGGAATTAAATTACATTGATCCTCTAACATAGAGGACGCAGCGCAGAGATGATACTGTATAAGTAGATGGGTACCTGGAAACTACTTCCTGAGGATCCAAAAAAAGCCACATTATTGCAATTTATTTaagaaacggcctctgtggtccagtggttgagcgttgggctcacgatccggaggtcccagtttcgattcccggtggggacatatcacaaaaattactttgtggtgcctagtttggttaggacattacactggctaatcaccagattgtccgaaagtaagatgattcgtgcttcggaatgcacgttaagtgagtaatcgttacatgagccttaaggggcctttggaggctcagtCATAACCCTGACCCatacgataaaaagaagatttaagaaagcaatattgctatttgacatttgctgacattgcgcacttacattatgcgcaaatgtcaaattgcacttttgctttttagatgaattgctttgacatggcctttttaacctccctaaTGCTAATCGCACGTTGTTGATTCGCAAAAAGATTGCATATTCATACGGGCTAATCAAATTCCGCGGAGGAACACTTCCGAACGCCAAATCGGTCATTGTTTACAAGTTCGCGATTGTTTACGGCTTCCGTGGGACTTTGCGAGAGACCTCAATGTCCGAGCGTGGGGGCGGCCTCGCGCACTCGACCTATAAAACAGTTTCGACCACCTAATAAAAAACACATCCACTAACGAATCAAACAACTAAACATGGCTCCATACCTCTTACCGTTGTTCTTAACCGTCCTCGTCGGGAACCGGGTCTTGGCTCAAGGTTATAATTTCTACACTTTATAATCTTTCTATAATTTCTACACTCTATAATCTTTCTATAATTTCTACACTCTATAATCTTTTCTGTGATCGTCCAATAAATTTTGCACTGCGTGGATACCGTTAGGTAATTCGGCTAATGGATCCCTTTGTTCTACTTTTTTAACTTCAGATGCTGAGAGTGGAGCGGTCAGTGGCATCAGGCAGCCGCGACATTTGTTCAAGAAGAAGTTCGGTGGAGGAGGGTTCGGTGGGTATCAAGGGGGCTATGGAGGTTACCAGGGCGGTTACCCCGGAGGTTTTGGTGGCTACCCACCGATAAACATTGGCATCAGCCAGTCGCAGTCCTCAGCGAATGCGGGCGGGGGTGGTTACGGATCTGGGTACTACCCCAACAATTACCAATACAACAGCGGATTTGGAGGCGGATACGGCGGCTACGGGCCAAGGCCCGGTGGTGGTTACTTTGGCAACGGACAAGGAGCGTATAACAACCAGTTTAACGGGAACTATTACGGCGGTGCGAACGGATATCCTGGACAAGGTGGATTCGGCTTCCAAGGGCCTTATGGCAACGCATTTTATGACGAAGCTGATGGTGAAGGACAGAAGCCTGAACACGACGACCACAACGGCCGCCCAGATGACGACCACCAGAACAACCGTCCACAGGATTACAACCAGCCTCACGGTGGCGGTTACTCAGGCGCCTCATCCTTTGCCTACTCcagaaacaacaaataaaagtagAGAGTTATTAATTTTACCTGTGATAATACATGACAACAACGTCCTTAAttctaatttataatttaatgttatCTTATCGGTGCGTTTcttaatttattacaaaattgcctataacaataaattattttttaattaatacgcCTTTTGCCTTTCTTTACTGTCGACAATTAgagcaattctttttttttttttctttttttttgtgacttattgtagatttgccgcagatggcattaactacttggccggacaaatggggagcgctgaaggctctcacccggtgaaggctctcacccggttagaGCAATTCTACGAAGTTCCTATTAATATCTGGAAGTTGCAAGATTTATTGATGATGATAAGCAATGGAGTAATGAATGCCCAcactgaagcagcgtggtggagtatgctccaaacccctccggttgatggaggggaAGCCTGTGTGGCTGTGTCCAGCTGTGGGTCGTAttaagctgtttatgtgtgtctTAGATGTAAAAAATATCTATGTACCTAACAAACATCAATGAATTCATTTGTCAACAATTAGTAAGAAGAATAATTATCGTACGTACCTAAGTattcaaattaatttcaataagTATTATACTTAGTCGGATTTTCCAATATAATAGTAGTAGCAAGTGTACAtgaatcttcttatcgtgtgggctgtgaggtggaataccaacctcatcaaccctggtgtcagggttatgattgagccgccagatgcccctgaaatggctcatgtaacgactactcccttacatcagtaaatagtaacagggaccaacggcttaacgtgcctgccgcagcacggatcatcttactttcggacaatcaggtgatcagtctgtaatgtcctaaccaaactagggatcacaaagtgatttttgtgatatgtccccaccgggattcgaaccaaagTGGCAATATTCATGTTTGATAGTAACaacattggctgcttttcttttccaaatttttctttcttatattCTGGTCTTACCTGCCTAAAAGTTCGGCGATCaagcttttatattatgtaagctTTTTTCAATCGATCATCGACCTT
The Pectinophora gossypiella chromosome 2, ilPecGoss1.1, whole genome shotgun sequence genome window above contains:
- the LOC126372534 gene encoding uncharacterized protein LOC126372534, which gives rise to MAPYLLPLFLTVLVGNRVLAQDAESGAVSGIRQPRHLFKKKFGGGGFGGYQGGYGGYQGGYPGGFGGYPPINIGISQSQSSANAGGGGYGSGYYPNNYQYNSGFGGGYGGYGPRPGGGYFGNGQGAYNNQFNGNYYGGANGYPGQGGFGFQGPYGNAFYDEADGEGQKPEHDDHNGRPDDDHQNNRPQDYNQPHGGGYSGASSFAYSRNNK
- the LOC126375274 gene encoding forkhead box protein B2-like; its protein translation is MEVDTVAIMWRVGAVLILAAVFVEESFGDYDDGHPLERHKRHYDCPPHCYYRPRYGPPPPPYWPPPPPPHGPPHPPPQWYQYQQPSYNEAYPQAEDKSQAIQSLPDTQSQGQGQPCTTCGQSSAVSNAQSDTGSAVAVAIARATAKANSK